In Phragmitibacter flavus, a genomic segment contains:
- a CDS encoding chemotaxis protein CheW, whose amino-acid sequence MLNFDHAKKRGEGATLMSDFEDDGWSGTVVVFELQGMKLGVKTEVVKRVLPRVALRLGTEVVPVLEGFLELRDEWVPVVRLDRLLRLNAGEREVGLSLSLKGQLMVVRDGERTLAWGCDGEVSLRKCGAGELKVLPKDHALNHAAGWVLDGVVILEPELLLLEEERVRLKELGARMEERRSEVMSVGEEGAKDGREGA is encoded by the coding sequence GTGTTGAATTTTGATCATGCAAAGAAGAGGGGCGAGGGGGCGACTTTGATGTCGGACTTTGAGGATGATGGGTGGTCGGGGACGGTGGTGGTGTTTGAATTACAAGGGATGAAGCTGGGGGTGAAGACGGAGGTGGTGAAGAGGGTGTTGCCGAGGGTGGCGCTCAGGTTGGGGACTGAGGTGGTGCCGGTTCTGGAAGGATTTTTGGAGCTGAGGGATGAATGGGTGCCGGTGGTGAGGCTGGATCGGTTGTTGCGGTTGAATGCGGGGGAGCGGGAGGTGGGTTTGAGCTTGAGCTTGAAGGGGCAGTTGATGGTGGTGAGAGATGGGGAGAGGACTCTGGCTTGGGGATGTGATGGGGAGGTTTCGTTGCGGAAGTGTGGGGCGGGGGAATTGAAGGTATTGCCGAAGGATCATGCGCTGAATCACGCGGCGGGTTGGGTGCTCGATGGGGTGGTGATTTTGGAGCCCGAGTTGCTGCTTTTGGAGGAAGAACGGGTGAGGCTGAAGGAGCTCGGGGCGAGGATGGAGGAGCGTCGGAGTGAGGTGATGTCGGTTGGAGAGGAGGGCGCGAAGGATGGTCGAGAGGGTGCTTGA
- a CDS encoding CheR family methyltransferase — protein sequence MVERVLEDGGFGALKHYVIEVTGLEYYVDREKDLAAAVVRALDGGEWKSAVSYLAGLRQPGGMAMDRLAEELTIGETFFFRHTEMFTALREHVFPEVHARKEKERSIRIWSAGCSVGAEPYSLSILLRSELAHLFLGWRIEIVGTDINRRFLKMAREGVFEPWALRGLSEEVKGRSFEKRGKRWGLQKRFMEGVRFQQHNLVRDAFPSLGNELFGFDLIICRNVMIYFGRENVQRLADQFHQTLLPGGWLAVGHAEPHQEIFKEFETVMTPGATLYHRRSAGGRVRKSAVALCEAWKPVVLPKREVEKVEVLPVQEMLLLPPLPRREVEVKGGMEEWTELRVLADAGRFAEASEACKRLLALRHFDSPGLYFMHALLLQQSGKVGEAHEALKRTLYLDRELALVHYHLGLVLQKLERGAEAKRAWRNALLLVEGLAEDEAIRYGDGLTAGDLRCLIDQQAGRVI from the coding sequence ATGGTCGAGAGGGTGCTTGAGGATGGGGGGTTTGGAGCGCTGAAGCACTACGTCATTGAGGTGACGGGGCTGGAGTATTATGTGGATCGTGAGAAGGACCTGGCGGCGGCGGTGGTGCGGGCGCTGGATGGGGGGGAGTGGAAGTCGGCAGTGAGTTATCTGGCGGGTTTGAGGCAGCCCGGAGGGATGGCGATGGACCGGCTGGCGGAGGAGTTGACGATTGGTGAGACGTTTTTTTTCCGTCACACGGAGATGTTCACGGCGCTGCGGGAGCATGTGTTCCCGGAGGTGCATGCAAGGAAGGAAAAGGAGCGGTCGATTCGGATCTGGAGCGCGGGTTGTTCGGTGGGGGCGGAGCCGTATTCATTGTCAATTTTATTGCGGTCGGAGCTGGCGCATTTGTTTCTGGGATGGCGGATTGAGATTGTGGGGACGGACATCAACCGGCGGTTTTTGAAGATGGCGCGGGAGGGGGTGTTTGAGCCCTGGGCGTTGCGGGGATTGAGTGAGGAGGTGAAGGGTCGGAGTTTTGAGAAGAGGGGCAAACGCTGGGGATTACAGAAGCGGTTCATGGAGGGGGTGCGGTTTCAGCAGCACAATCTGGTGAGGGATGCGTTTCCTTCGCTGGGGAATGAGTTGTTTGGGTTTGATCTGATCATTTGCCGCAATGTGATGATTTACTTTGGGAGGGAGAATGTGCAGCGGCTGGCGGATCAGTTTCACCAGACTTTGTTGCCGGGAGGCTGGCTGGCGGTGGGTCATGCGGAGCCGCATCAGGAGATTTTTAAGGAGTTTGAAACGGTGATGACGCCGGGGGCGACTTTGTATCATCGGCGGTCGGCGGGCGGAAGGGTGAGGAAGTCGGCGGTGGCGTTGTGTGAGGCGTGGAAGCCGGTGGTGTTGCCGAAGAGGGAGGTGGAGAAGGTCGAAGTTTTGCCGGTGCAGGAGATGCTGCTGTTGCCGCCGTTGCCGAGGCGTGAGGTGGAGGTGAAGGGCGGGATGGAGGAGTGGACGGAGTTGCGGGTGCTGGCGGATGCGGGTCGGTTTGCGGAGGCGAGTGAGGCTTGCAAACGGCTGCTGGCGTTACGGCATTTTGACAGTCCGGGTTTGTATTTCATGCATGCGTTGTTGTTGCAGCAGTCGGGCAAGGTGGGGGAGGCGCATGAGGCGTTGAAGCGGACGCTGTATCTGGATCGGGAGCTGGCGTTGGTGCATTACCATTTGGGGTTGGTGTTGCAGAAGCTGGAGCGGGGGGCGGAGGCGAAGCGGGCGTGGCGCAATGCGTTGCTGCTGGTGGAGGGTTTGGCGGAGGATGAGGCGATCCGGTATGGGGATGGTTTGACGGCGGGTGATCTTCGTTGCTTGATTGATCAGCAGGCCGGGCGGGTGATTTGA